In Pirellulales bacterium, one DNA window encodes the following:
- a CDS encoding lysophospholipid acyltransferase family protein, whose amino-acid sequence MKIVKQFLNHVGGLLASAAVRRWMSTLEYKCAYYDESVDPVKPSCRGQKIYIFWHEYILFPLYLRGNCNLTMLLSRHRDTDVLSRTAYHMGFEFVRGSTNRGGMAALRELVRRSRNMNLTITPDGPRGPRRTLAQGPIYLASKLGLPIVAMGFGYDRPWRIGTWDHHAIPRPFSRARAVVSPAIHVPTDLDRDGLERYRLHVEQLMNRLTLEAEAWAESGTRKVEELPLRREPIWRGHARLDVPHEHIAPPSIKSALQNLAVNQRK is encoded by the coding sequence ATGAAAATAGTCAAACAGTTTCTGAATCATGTCGGAGGGCTTCTCGCATCGGCCGCCGTGCGCCGTTGGATGAGCACGCTGGAATACAAGTGCGCGTACTACGACGAATCGGTCGATCCGGTAAAGCCAAGCTGCCGTGGCCAGAAGATCTATATCTTTTGGCACGAGTACATTCTGTTTCCATTGTATCTGCGGGGAAATTGCAATCTGACGATGCTGTTAAGCCGGCATCGCGATACCGATGTTCTCAGCCGCACGGCCTACCACATGGGTTTTGAATTCGTGCGCGGCAGCACGAATCGTGGCGGCATGGCCGCACTGCGGGAGTTGGTTCGCCGCAGCCGCAACATGAATTTGACAATTACACCCGACGGCCCTCGCGGACCCCGGCGGACATTGGCGCAGGGGCCAATTTATTTGGCGTCGAAGCTGGGCCTGCCGATTGTGGCAATGGGGTTTGGCTACGATCGGCCGTGGCGCATTGGCACGTGGGATCATCACGCCATCCCGCGGCCATTCAGCCGAGCGCGAGCCGTGGTTAGCCCAGCCATTCATGTACCCACGGATTTAGATCGAGACGGGCTGGAGCGTTACCGATTGCATGTGGAGCAGCTGATGAATCGCCTGACGCTGGAAGCCGAGGCTTGGGCGGAATCGGGCACACGCAAAGTGGAGGAATTGCCGCTCCGCCGCGAGCCCATTTGGCGCGGCCATGCCCGCCTGGATGTGCCGCACGAACACATTGCACCGCCTAGCATTAAGTCTGCATTGCAAAATCTAGCCGTGAATCAACGCAAATAA
- the xseA gene encoding exodeoxyribonuclease VII large subunit: MTSDIQSAAALPVLTVSQFTDVLKEIVESAFPIVWLTGEISNFTRHTPSGHCYLTLKDSQAQIRAVIWKGTAQRIRTELHDGLEVVVRGHLDVYALRGEYKLIVDDLQLKGLGALQLKFRQLHEKLTSEGLFAAERKRPLPAFPRRIAFVTSPTGAAVRDFLEVLRRRWHGVHVIIAPVRVQGIGAAEEIVAAIEAVNRLALPVDILVVGRGGGSLEDLWSFNEEIVVRAIHASRIPVVSAVGHEIDVTLADLVADVRALTPSEAAERAVPAMEAIYATLRDRQSRLLAGLHNRWQDARQRLEAVESRPPFKKPFDRLHALAQQLDGWQTRCARAVSVLLERTKHRTAAMAAHLESLSPLDVLARGYSLTTRAADGQPVFDVAQLKAGEAIHTRFGRGAAVSRVEQIIEANKSG; the protein is encoded by the coding sequence GTGACCTCCGATATTCAATCTGCCGCTGCGTTGCCGGTACTGACGGTTTCGCAGTTCACCGATGTTCTCAAGGAAATTGTCGAGAGTGCATTTCCGATCGTGTGGCTGACGGGCGAAATTTCCAACTTCACCCGCCACACTCCTTCCGGCCATTGCTATTTGACGCTTAAAGATTCTCAAGCTCAAATTCGGGCTGTGATTTGGAAAGGGACTGCGCAACGCATTCGTACGGAACTGCACGACGGGTTGGAAGTGGTCGTCCGCGGGCATTTAGATGTTTACGCACTCCGAGGCGAATACAAGTTAATTGTCGACGACCTGCAATTGAAGGGATTGGGGGCTTTGCAGCTGAAGTTCCGCCAGTTGCACGAGAAGTTGACCTCGGAAGGGTTATTTGCGGCGGAGCGCAAGCGGCCACTGCCGGCATTTCCGCGCCGAATTGCGTTTGTCACCAGCCCTACCGGAGCGGCCGTGCGAGATTTTTTGGAAGTGTTGCGCCGGCGCTGGCACGGGGTGCATGTGATCATTGCGCCGGTGCGGGTGCAAGGCATTGGAGCGGCCGAGGAAATTGTCGCAGCGATTGAAGCGGTCAATCGCTTGGCGCTGCCTGTCGATATTTTGGTCGTCGGCCGCGGCGGCGGAAGCTTGGAAGATTTGTGGTCGTTCAACGAAGAGATTGTGGTTCGCGCCATCCACGCTTCGCGGATTCCAGTGGTATCCGCAGTGGGGCACGAAATTGACGTGACTTTGGCCGATTTAGTGGCCGATGTTCGCGCGCTAACGCCCAGCGAAGCAGCGGAACGCGCCGTGCCAGCAATGGAAGCAATTTACGCCACTCTGCGCGACCGGCAAAGTCGATTGCTGGCCGGGCTTCACAATCGCTGGCAAGATGCGCGGCAACGATTGGAAGCGGTTGAATCGCGTCCGCCATTCAAAAAGCCATTTGACCGGCTGCACGCTCTCGCGCAACAATTAGACGGATGGCAAACGCGCTGTGCTCGAGCAGTGAGTGTGTTGCTGGAGCGAACAAAGCATCGCACCGCGGCGATGGCTGCCCATTTGGAATCGCTCAGCCCGTTGGACGTGTTAGCTCGCGGCTATAGTTTGACAACGCGCGCGGCCGACGGCCAGCCTGTTTTTGATGTGGCGCAGTTGAAAGCCGGAGAAGCTATTCACACTCGGTTTGGCCGCGGCGCGGCGGTAAGTCGAGTGGAGCAAATTATCGAAGCGAATAAAAGCGGTTAG